Sequence from the [Clostridium] scindens genome:
GCGGGGATGAAAGGTGACGGACAGATAGTCGCAGTCCTGCCCGTCCTTCATGTAGCCGGAATGGAGGGTGTTGCTGTTGCCGAACAGCCCCTCTCCCTCAGAAAGAAGGTATTTCTGGTCGTTGACATAATACTCCATCTGCCCGGATATGATCCAGGTAAGCTCGATCTCCGGGTGCCAGTGCCACAGGAAATACCCCTGCTCGTAGGACTGGATGGATTCCGGGCTGATGTTGACGGGAAATTCATAATTTCCATGACGTTTGATCTCTTTTTGGTTTTTTTCGGTATGTATCTGCACCATAATCACATTTCCTCAATATCCTTATAATTTTATCAAATATTCTTATTGTACGCTGGGATTCATCTCATTATAATCATAAATTAGATAAGAGGGATATGCAAGGAAAACATAAAAGCGAATAAGGATAAATGGAGGTTAAGAAGATGAAAGAGCGTTTCATTCAGAAGTTTCAGGAATTGTATGGGAAAGAAGACGGGATACGGGCCTATTTCGCGCCGGGACGCGTGAATCTGATCGGAGAGCATACGGATTACAACGGAGGCCATGTATTTCCCTGCGCGCTTACCCTTGGAACCTACGGGATTGTAAGGGATCGCAAAGACCGGAAGCTGCGGTTCTATTCCATGAATTTTGAAGGCCTGGGAATCATAGAGACCAGCCTGGATGAGCTGGTCCCGGACGAGGCGGCCAATTGGACCAACTATCCCAAGGGCGTGATGTGGGCGTTTGAAAAGCGGGGTTACAAGCTGACTCATGGGATGGACATCCTGATATACGGCAATATTCCCAGCGGTTCGGGACTTTCATCTTCCGCATCCTTAGAAGTCCTGACAGGGCTGATGCTTAAGGATACATTCGGCTTTGAGGATCTGACCATGGTGGAAGTGGCGCTGATCGGGCAGGATTCTGAGAATAATTTTAACGGCTGCAACTGCGGAATCATGGATCAGTTCGCAAGCGCCATGGGAAAGAAGGATCATGCCATCTTCCTGGATACCAATACCTTGAACTACGAGTATGCTCCCGTGCTGCTTAAGGATGCCAAGATCGTGATTACCAACAGCAAGGTAAAGCACAGCCTGGTAGATTCTGCCTACAATGACAGGAGAAAGGAATGCGAGACGGCGCTTAAGGAATTGCAGGAAAAACTTCCCATTCAGAGCCTTGGGGAACTGACGCAGGAAGAGTTTGAATTACATAAAGGGGCGATCAAGGACCCGGTAAGACAAAGGCGGGCAAAGCATGCGGTATATGAGAACCAGAGGACGATCCGGGCAGTGGAGGCGCTTCGGGGAAATGACGTGGAACTCTTCGGAAGGCTGATGAACGAATCGCACCAGTCTTTGAAGGAAGATTACCAGGTATCCTGCCAGGAGATCGATATTCTGGTGGATCTGGCGCAGGCGATGCCGGGAGTTCTGGGATCCCGTATTACCGGAGGCGGATTTGGCGGATGTACCGTGAGCATCGTTAGGAATGATGCGGTGGATGGCTTTATCAGCCAGATTGGAAAGACTTATAAAGAAAAAGTGGGCCATGAGGCGGAATTCTATGTAGTGGAGATCGGCGATGGAGCGAGGATCATATAGTCCCGCTGTGGATAGAAGGAGAGAGGATTATGCTATTTGAAAATATTAAGAAACTGGTAGAATATGGCGTCCAGACAGGATTGACGCCGGAATCGGAGCGCATCTATACCACCAACCTTCTGCTGGAAATGTTTGGCGAGGATAATTATGAAGACTGCCCGGTGGAAGATACAGAGATTGAATTAGAGTCCGTGCTGAAGGAGCTGCTGGATGAGGCAGTAAAAAGAGGGATTATCGAGGACAGTATCGGATACCGGGACCTCTTTGACACGAAGCTTATGAACTGCCTGCTTCCAAGGCCGGCCCAGGTACAGGAGACATTTGCGAAGAAATATGAGATATCCCCGCAGGAGGCCACGGACTATTATTATAAGTTCAGCCAGGACAGCGACTATATCCGGCGCTACCGCGTGAAGAAAGATATGAAATGGAAAGTGGATTCCCCCTATGGAGAGATCGACATCACCATCAACCTGTCTAAGCCGGAGAAGGATCCCAAGGCCATTGCCGCGGCAAAGAACGCCAAGGCCAGCAGTTATCCCAAGTGCCTGCTGTGCATGGAGAATGAAGGATATGCGGGCCGCCTGAACCATCCGGCAAGGGAGAATCACCGGATCATTCCGGTTACGGTCAACGACAGCAAGTGGGGATTCCAGTATTCTCCTTATGTATATTACAATGAGCACTGTATCGTGTTCAACGGGCAGCATGTGCCTATGAAGATCGAGCGGGCTACATTTGTGAAGCTGTTTGACTTCATCAAGTTCTTTCCCCATTATTTCCTGGGCTCCAATGCAGACCTGCCCATCGTGGGAGGCTCCATCTTAAGCCATGACCATTTCCAGGGAGGCAATTATACATTTGCCATGGCAAAAGCGCCAATCGAGAAGCAGGTAACGATACCGGGATATGAAGACGTGGAGGCCGGAATCGTCAAGTGGCCTCTGTCCGTACTGCGGATACGAAGTACCGACGAAAAACAGCTCATCGACCTGGCGGACCATATACTGGCAGCCTGGAGAGGCTACACGGATGAGGCCGCATTCATCTATGCCTGCACAGAAGGAGAGCCCCACAATACGATTACGCCAATCGCAAGAAAGGTGGGCGATACGTTCGAACTGGATCTGGCGCTTCGGAACAACATTACCACCCAGGAGCACCCCTTAGGCGTGTATCACCCGCATGCGCAGTACCACAATATCAAGAAGGAAAATATCGGCCTTATCGAGGTGATGGGACTTGCGGTCCTGCCTTCCAGGCTGAAGGAAGAACTGGAGATACTGGCCGGATATCTTGTGGAAGGCAAGGACATCCGAAGCAATGAGAAGATTGAAAAGCATGCAGAGTGGGTCGAGCGGTTCCTTCCGGATTATGACAGGATTACCGGGGAAAATGTCATGGATATCCTGAAGAAGGAAGTGGGCAATACATTCGTCCATGTACTGGAAGATGCCGGAGTATACAAGTGTACGCCGCAGGGACGGGAAGATTTCATGCGGTTTGTGAATACCTTATAAGCAGAATGATAGAAAAGAATAATAGAAAAGCAGGAAGGACACGCAGGGCATTAAAAATGCCGCGTGTCCTTCTTTAATGAGATCCTTTTACCCTAGATCAATGACTGGAATAATGCTGTAATATCCTCCACAGAAGTTTCCTTTGGATTTCCCGGACGGCATGCGTCTGCATAGGCGGATTCAGCCAGGAACGGAATATCCTCTTCTTTTACAATGCCTTTTAGGTCCTTAGGGATTCCGACATCCTCTGCCAGCTTCCTTACAGCGTCTACGGCAGCCTTGCGGTATTCCTCCTGGGACATGTCCTCGGTGCCTTTTACGCCCATGGCGGCAGCAATATCCTTATACTTTGTGCCCGTGGCATCCGCGTTATATTCCATTACGGCAGGAAGCAGGATCGCGTTGGCAATGCCGTGAGGCGTATCGTATTTTGCGCCCAGGGTATGAGCCATGGAGTGAACGATTCCAAGTCCGACGTTGGAGAATCCCATGCCTGCCACATACTGTCCAAGCGCCATGTCGGCACGGCCTTCTGGCGTGTTCTCTACAGCGGCCCGAAGAGAGCGGGCAATGATTTCAATGGATTTGATGTGGAACATATCGGAAAGTTCCCATGCGCCTGCGGTAATGTATCCTTCGATGGCATGAGTCAGGGCATCCATTCCGGTGGAGGCTGTCAGGCCCTTTGGCATGCTGGACATCATATCCGGGTCAATGATGGCAACGACAGGGATGTCATGGGGATCTACGCATACGAATTTGCGGCTCTTTTCTACGTCGGTAATGACATAGTTGATGGTAACCTCGGCAGCAGTGCCGGCAGTGGTAGGAACCGCGATGATCGGAACTGACTTATTCTTAGTATC
This genomic interval carries:
- a CDS encoding galactokinase, which translates into the protein MKERFIQKFQELYGKEDGIRAYFAPGRVNLIGEHTDYNGGHVFPCALTLGTYGIVRDRKDRKLRFYSMNFEGLGIIETSLDELVPDEAANWTNYPKGVMWAFEKRGYKLTHGMDILIYGNIPSGSGLSSSASLEVLTGLMLKDTFGFEDLTMVEVALIGQDSENNFNGCNCGIMDQFASAMGKKDHAIFLDTNTLNYEYAPVLLKDAKIVITNSKVKHSLVDSAYNDRRKECETALKELQEKLPIQSLGELTQEEFELHKGAIKDPVRQRRAKHAVYENQRTIRAVEALRGNDVELFGRLMNESHQSLKEDYQVSCQEIDILVDLAQAMPGVLGSRITGGGFGGCTVSIVRNDAVDGFISQIGKTYKEKVGHEAEFYVVEIGDGARII
- the galT gene encoding UDP-glucose--hexose-1-phosphate uridylyltransferase gives rise to the protein MLFENIKKLVEYGVQTGLTPESERIYTTNLLLEMFGEDNYEDCPVEDTEIELESVLKELLDEAVKRGIIEDSIGYRDLFDTKLMNCLLPRPAQVQETFAKKYEISPQEATDYYYKFSQDSDYIRRYRVKKDMKWKVDSPYGEIDITINLSKPEKDPKAIAAAKNAKASSYPKCLLCMENEGYAGRLNHPARENHRIIPVTVNDSKWGFQYSPYVYYNEHCIVFNGQHVPMKIERATFVKLFDFIKFFPHYFLGSNADLPIVGGSILSHDHFQGGNYTFAMAKAPIEKQVTIPGYEDVEAGIVKWPLSVLRIRSTDEKQLIDLADHILAAWRGYTDEAAFIYACTEGEPHNTITPIARKVGDTFELDLALRNNITTQEHPLGVYHPHAQYHNIKKENIGLIEVMGLAVLPSRLKEELEILAGYLVEGKDIRSNEKIEKHAEWVERFLPDYDRITGENVMDILKKEVGNTFVHVLEDAGVYKCTPQGREDFMRFVNTL
- the fucO gene encoding lactaldehyde reductase codes for the protein MSNRFVLNETSYHGAGAIHDIATEAKARGFQKAFVCSDPDLVKFNVTQKVLDVLDANGLEYELYSNIKPNPTIENVQTGVQAFKNSGADYLIAIGGGSSMDTAKAIGIIIANPEHEDVRSLEGAADTKNKSVPIIAVPTTAGTAAEVTINYVITDVEKSRKFVCVDPHDIPVVAIIDPDMMSSMPKGLTASTGMDALTHAIEGYITAGAWELSDMFHIKSIEIIARSLRAAVENTPEGRADMALGQYVAGMGFSNVGLGIVHSMAHTLGAKYDTPHGIANAILLPAVMEYNADATGTKYKDIAAAMGVKGTEDMSQEEYRKAAVDAVRKLAEDVGIPKDLKGIVKEEDIPFLAESAYADACRPGNPKETSVEDITALFQSLI